A region of Etheostoma cragini isolate CJK2018 chromosome 24, CSU_Ecrag_1.0, whole genome shotgun sequence DNA encodes the following proteins:
- the rp1l1a gene encoding retinitis pigmentosa 1-like 1 protein isoform X2 produces the protein MYSVEAGMWDPQPPSKHASSLSPRPPSNLRPAHVIAAPPAKRITFYKSGDSQFEGVKMAIQKRSFKCFDTLLDDLSQKVPLPFGVRTVTTPRGTHAIKHLEQLQDGGCYLCSDRRQAKPVNMELAGKRPTIWYHHSRRPQQPESSSGTPPGHQSYRQRRILLVKNSEPGMRRSVVLSRRSTRSLKSFLDEVSEVMQFHVRKLYTAEGRRIDSVQNLMTCPGTLVCVGREAFSPLLINFIRKSSEEKLPGLGSRGPALGPRTPGNGARSPATQGARSPPRGAQSRASEYSEGQESRKNANFGLETKKSIIHPRSDSSNRSTRFSLSSEKSYSNGFSAYSQARPAIMNDDIEKRVLVNKDGSLSVEMRVRFRLHNDETLQWSTQLKKSPSLTNECCPLSQAQPHYLQQCQSESCSDPDSTSFDPEGVDYSNQPAQCLLEGNQCPCCYQRQEQQYDLWENPAHSQKQHPVPPPHPPSHSHTLLRHTHSSSSSSSCNSRRVVRCRERITNCGTGSKQSQLVQEEMFVTEQVERRVELEKNGDTHVEVCRMSRCCSRSEMVAFDSKLRPLSRKSVEDDLLMGEDGDRPLSAISSSSHILQSLQEDQDDDLPPSASQCCQCNEPCPSPTSQTHLSNKPTSSVAAGSVHSTEHKKQEEERESKTVSVASSCQCGAATPHSTAEAEGMDRAPSSKSKTSRASSRSSKVRIPNSEEEGAADDEDEDVQRVVSGLSGRTGCSLQSRGSNICPNCGGCKSGVNSESNSRASQRSMHSHRASPMQATPLSSQENANNGSDDDGSENSVGSTKSNKNNLTNNGRCSAISNIQEHRASSAMSRMSHPEEAGKEEERALSATSATSHRSNRSCKSGYNDSPCGTEQKDRSPSAISAQSNKSGRSHKSNYSCTAGEPDIKTTEEAKEANTEERALSSLSAKSGASAETSASVKKGTKVASPPDNTAVEDDDTNKRTSSALSDTPGEAERSDSVMSAKSAKSYVSAKSGTSHRSICIHCARAVFQADVPVIEATEQEEEMESEERAASAMSGKSNLSAKSNKSHKSIKAGEDGEERAASQASCRLVKSKIFHKNDNETAASPSSKEKENEQGEDEQPESVISAKSAKDTAKTQVDNIEDRTPSTMSSKSHISAKSSKSQKSNQTTASPNPNEADMPSIEINGKEEHNENQERVASALSVKSKSSIKSHTSQKSSKNLKLVSPSPNVVTFQPPEGVDEDENEKTERAQSAASAKSEKSSVSTSSHKSRHKRSADFAVIKRADADENVEENSTKSTSHGQTLLPRGSCSPLTHSPKAASPSRSSRSGRSKYGCGAASALEKSKEEKEGEKKEDPEELEDKEASEQDSILSSSSRRHSRESGGTEQPLSRNSSGSVSLGLPEDQEIADSDSGKSCVSFHTNTEKKGRVKTVTPDVPKSSEQSALKEEREETGSITSQKSSSKSAHNHIPTFKTTGGSRDKGEEGGKQTTERGASSLSKSSKSNKSSCSCGNKAPQTLDSKSKQHTSASPTKAGNDPETASLKSASTTKASKMYANDNRTSSAMLAASAKGRSKSPASASAENTNVARDSGDNAAAIQAISRPASKAEWEEDNADNKAAGVQSKSPCSLRPDSAVSTHSDSKMKASKQSKAKSSTGPSSKVETFSGSTLHHSTSAADMLKETMAAAAAARSNSQQSMASKTSDKSRSKRSQRSRNQTDQEELELSPACLPNASPNEVVSDWLRSIPANSCMLALGDGLNEEEQEKVEEEKPGEEEAKEEGNLEEGKVEDKKEGVEANKEEQKEEEAEFDAAEEEKSPDSAPGGGDAAGTLPKSWHSSVAVMKVLLSSSPGRCHSMPEVSPVYGRRLSTSARGFLDCLAQLQLIEPKGTPGFDQEKDRNQQYEDIMAILQSLWLTVTRDIATKETKDVGTEQVTPPRSSSGVGMSSGSGGSGKENGTQGGDETNQNKTKESSLHEGEEGGAEKVVEEEEKGNAEAEHKETEAEPEETEVADEEVQSTVPPILDSPKVSENPLSLEKSSANNSSKSPTDNEQETAEDSGSSGTPPTVLRAPLSKRLSQDPDPVWVLNLLKKLEKQFMDHYINAMAEFKVRWDLDDNLMLDTMIGELREEVSRRIQSSVEREVRKIQSRAGRGGKFPRPPQRPDLSRESTVTEKRRQILKVMKKKSVKTADCLSDEDMTAEFSDQRSDDEYCPCDACVRKKMAARPLQANPLAAKAPVMMEFDLLKILQLKKTPAPAVVLQSAEMEIDCDSEGRNLEVVQEEEEEEETKEDIKAKVVLEETIPEEDEETGNDGGEAGDDEEEEEEAEQEESIAGGEDQEEKETAGEEPGEEETSGNEEEEAECQCQCARNEEESDKAEDGEEETAEEEAAEETRDNAAEDETGDDEERTGEEQGENKEDGETGTEKEEDEEEEEEEDGEVDKRENGVLFHQFTRTSVESQPGSLEDIDTESPNNLVNSTEVPKRAACVCGGVWTGQRRSRSPGRVKRSKPKECDVELN, from the exons ATGTACTCAGTCGAGGCAGGGATGTGGGACCCCCAGCCTCCGTCTAAACATGCCTCGTCCCTCTCCCCGCGACCCCCCTCCAACTTACGCCCTGCCCATGTGATCGCAGCCCCCCCTGCCAAACGGATCACCTTCTATAAAAGCGGCGACAGCCAGTTCGAGGGTGTCAAAATGGCCATCCAAAAGCGCAGCTTCAAATGTTTCGACACCCTGCTGGACGACCTTTCCCAAAAG GTGCCCTTGCCATTTGGCGTGCGGACTGTGACAACTCCCCGCGGCACCCACGCCATCAAACACCTGGAGCAGCTCCAGGACGGTGGCTGCTACCTCTGCTCAGACCGGCGCCAGGCTAAGCCAGTCAATATGGAGCTGGCCGGCAAACGTCCGACCATCTGGTACCATCACAGCCGGAGGCCCCAGCAGCCCGAATCCTCGTCCGGAACACCGCCCGGCCATCAGTCTTACAGGCAGCGGCGGATCCTGCTGGTGAAGAACAGCGAGCCGGGGATGAGGAGAAGCGTGGTGCTGAGCAGAAGGTCAACCAGGAGCCTGAAGTCCTTTCTTGATGAGGTGTCAGAGGTGATGCAGTTTCATGTACGCAAGCTCTACACTGCTGAGGGACGAAGG ATTGACAGCGTACAAAACCTGATGACTTGTCCTGGTACGTTGGTGTGTGTTGGCCGGGAAGCCTTCAGCCCATTGTTGATAAACTTCATCAGGAAGAGCTCAGAGGAAAAACTGCCTGGTCTGGGCAGCAGGGGCCCTGCTCTTGGCCCCAGGACTCCTGGAAATGGGGCCAGATCTCCTGCTACTCAAGGAGCAAGATCCCCACCTCGTGGAGCTCAGTCTAGAGCCAGCGAATACAGCGAAGGGCAAGAAAGCAGGAAAAATG CTAACTTCGGTCtggaaaccaaaaaaagcaTAATCCATCCTCGTTCAGATTCCTCAAACCGCTCCACCCGTTTCTCCTTGTCTTCAGAGAAGTCATACAGCAATGGTTTCAGCGCCTACTCCCAGGCCAGACCAGCTATTATGAACGATGACATTGAAAAGCGTGTCCTGGTCAATAAAGACGGCAGCCTGTCAGTGGAGATGAGGGTGCGTTTCCGCCTACACAATGACGAGACCCTGCAGTGGTCTACACAACTCAAGAAATCCCCATCTCTGACTAATGAATGCTGCCCTCTGAGTCAGGCCCAGCCCCATTACCTGCAGCAGTGCCAATCAGAGAGCTGCTCTGATCCTGATTCCACATCCTTTGACCCAGAGGGTGTGGATTATTCTAATCAACCTGCGCAGTGTTTGTTGGAGGGGAACCAATGTCCTTGCTGTTACCAGAGACAGGAACAGCAGTACGACTTATGGGAAAACCCAGCACACAGCCAAAAACAGCACCCTGTACCTCCACCACATCCACCCAGCCACTCCCACACTCTGCTGAGACATACACACTCTTCTAGCTCTTCCTCGTCATGTAATTCCAGGAGGGTGGTGCGCTGTCGAGAACGGATCACAAACTGTGGCACAGGTTCAAAGCAGAGCCAACTGGTCCAGGAGGAGATGTTTGTGACGGAGCAGGTTGAGCGCAGAGTAGAGCTGGAGAAGAATGGAGATACCCATGTCGAGGTGTGCAGGATGAGCCGATGCTGCAGCCGCAGTGAAATGGTTGCCTTTGATAGCAAACTACGACCACTTAGCAGGAAGTCAGTAGAGGATGACCTACTGATGGGGGAAGATGGGGACCGTCCACTGTCTGCAATCAGTAGCTCCTCTCATATCCTTCAATCACTGCAAGAGGACCAGGATGATGACCTGCCACCTAGCGCCTCACAATGCTGTCAATGCAATGAACCCTGTCCTTCCCCAACTTCACAGACTCACCTGAGCAACAAACCAACAAGCAGTGTCGCAGCTGGTTCTGTCCACTCGACAGAACACAAGAagcaagaggaagagagagaaagcaaaacaGTATCTGTAGCCTCTTCCTGTCAGTGTGGAGCAGCCACCCCACATTCAACAGCTGAAGCAGAAGGGATGGATCGAGCTCCCAGCTCCAAGTCCAAAACGAGCAGAGCCTCAAGCAGGTCCAGCAAAGTCCGCATCCCAAACTCAGAAGAAGAGGGGGCTGcagatgatgaggatgaagatgtACAGAGGGTTGTCAGTGGCTTGTCTGGTCGTACAGGATGTTCTCTGCAATCAAGGGGATCCAATATATGTCCCAATTGTGGCGGATGCAAAAGTGGGGTCAACTCTGAATCCAATAGCAGAGCATCACAGAGGTCCATGCATTCCCACCGAGCCTCTCCAATGCAGGCCACACCTCTTTCCAGCCAAGAGAATGCAAATAATGGCAGTGATGATGATGGCTCGGAAAATTCAGTTGGGTCCACAAAATCCAACAAGAACAACCTCACCAACAATGGCCGCTGCTCTGCAATATCAAACATCCAGGAGCACAGAGCATCTAGTGCCATGTCAAGAATGTCCCATCCTGAGGAAgcaggaaaagaggaagaaagggcTTTGAGTGCAACCTCAGCCACAAGCCACAGGTCCAATAGATCATGCAAATCTGGCTATAATGACAGTCCTTGTGGCACAGAACAAAAGGACAGAAGCCCCAGTGCAATATCGGCTCAGTCCAACAAGTCCGGCAGGTCACACAAGTCCAACTACAGCTGCACCGCTGGCGAGCCTGACATAAAGACAACAGAGGAGGCAAAAGAAGCGAACACTGAAGAAAGAGCACTTAGCTCCTTGTCAGCCAAATCTGGTGCCTCAGCGGAGACCAGTGCTTCGGTCAAGAAAGGAACTAAGGTTGCCTCACCACCTGACAATACAGCTGTGGAGGACgatgacacaaacaaaagaacttCCAGTGCCCTATCTGATACGCCTGGTGAAGCAGAAAGATCAGATAGTGTCATGTCTGCTAAATCAGCTAAATCTTATGTGTCAGCAAAGTCCGGCACATCTCACAGGTCTATTTGCATTCACTGTGCAAGAGCAGTATTTCAAGCTGATGTCCCCGTTATCGAAGCAAcagaacaggaagaagaaatgGAGTCAGAGGAGAGAGCAGCGAGTGCCATGTCAGGCAAATCTAATCTTTCTGCCAAATCTAATAAATCCCACAAGTCCATCAAAGCtggagaagatggagaagaaagggcagcGAGTCAAGCATCATGCAGATTAGTCAAATCTAAAATTTTCcacaaaaatgacaatgaaaccGCTGCATCTCCAAGCTCcaaggaaaaggaaaatgagCAGGGAGAAGATGAACAGCCTGAAAGTGTAATATCTGCTAAATCAGCCAAAGACACAGCAAAGACACAGGTAGACAACATTGAGGACAGAACACCCAGCACCATGTCTAGTAAATCACACATCTCTGCAAAATCCTCCAAGTCCCAGAAGTCAAATCAAACAACAGCATCTCCAAATCCAAATGAAGCCGATATGCCTTCTATTGAGATAAATGGAAAAGAGGAGCATAATGAAAATCAAGAGCGGGTGGCCAGTGCCCTGTCTGTCAAGTCAAAATCTTCTATAAAGTCCCATACTTCTCAGAAGTCTAGTAAGAATCTCAAACTTGTGTCACCAAGTCCAAATGTTGTCACCTTTCAACCACCAGAGGGGGTtgatgaagatgaaaatgagaaaacagagagagcaCAAAGTGCTGCATCTGCTAAATCAGAGAAATCTAGTGTTTCAACTTCATCACATAAGTCTCGCCATAAGAGATCAGCGGATTTTGCTGTCATTAAAAGAGCAGATGCAGATGAAAATGTGGaagaaaattcaacaaaaagtaCATCTCACGGACAAACGCTCTTACCCAGGGGGTCATGTTCCCCACTGACCCACTCACCCAAAGCTGCATCCCCCAGCAGATCTAGCAGATCTGGCAGATCAAAATATGGCTGTGGAGCAGCTTCAGCACTTGAAAAgtcaaaggaagaaaaagagggggagaaaaaggaAGATCCTGAGGAGCTTGAAGATAAGGAGGCTTCTGAGCAGGACAGCATCCTGTCGTCCTCAAGCAGAAGGCACAGTAGAGAATCAGGAGGCACTGAGCAGCCACTGAGTCGAAACTCATCAGGCTCAGTCTCTCTTGGGTTGCCAGAAGACCAGGAAATAGCCGACTCAGACAGTGGCAAGTCCTGTGTTTCTTTTCAcacaaatactgaaaaaaagggCAGAGTGAAGACAGTAACTCCCGATGTCCCCAAAAGCTCAGAACAGTCCGCCTTGaaggaagaaagggaggaaaCGGGGTCCATCACATCTCAAAAGTCCAGCAGTAAAAGCGCTCACAATCATATCCCTACTTTTAAAACAACAGGGGGGAGCAGGGATAAAGGTGAAGAAGGTGGCAAgcaaacaacagagagaggagcCAGCTCATTGTCAAAAAGCAGCAAGTCTAACAAATCTTCCTGTAGCTGTGGCAACAAAGCACCTCAAACGCTTGACAGTAAGTCAAAGCAACACACTAGTGCCAGCCCAACCAAAGCAGGAAATGACCCTGAAACGGCAAGTTTGAAGTCAGCTTCAACGACAAAAGCTAGCAAAATGTATGCCAATGACAACAGGACATCATCTGCAATGTTAGCAGCAAGTGCTAAAGGTCGGAGTAAATCCCCTGCAAGTGCCAGCGCTGAAAATACCAATGTAGCTCGAGATTCAGGAGATAATGCCGCTGCAATTCAGGCCATCAGTAGACCAGCTAGTAAGGCCGAATGGGAAGAAGATAATGCAGACAATAAGGCGGCAGGTGTCCAATCCAAGAGTCCCTGTAGCCTCAGGCCTGATTCAGCAGTTTCAACTCACTCAGACTCCAAGATGAAAGCCTCAAAGCAGAGTAAGGCCAAATCCAGCACCGGACCAAGCAGCAAAGTGGAGACATTTAGTGGGAGCACTCTGCATCACTCTACGTCTGCTGCTGATATGCTAAAGGAAaccatggctgctgctgctgctgcacgtTCAAACAGCCAACAGTCCATGGCCAGTAAAACCAGTGACAAGTCCAGGAGTAAAAGGTCTCAGAGGAGCAGGAACCAGACAGATCAGGAGGAACTGGAACTGTCACCTGCCTGTCTGCCCAACGCTTCCCCCAATGAGGTTGTCAGTGACTGGCTGCGGAGCATTCCCGCTAACAGCTGCATGCTCGCACTTGGTGATGGGCTGAatgaggaggagcaggagaaggtggaggaagagaaacccggagaagaagaagcaaaggAGGAGGGAAATCTGGAAGAGGGGAAAGTGGAAGACAAGAAGGAGGGTGTTGAGGCAAACAAGGAAgaacagaaagaggaggaggctgAATTTGAtgcagcagaggaggagaagagtcCAGATTCAGCTCCAGGTGGTGGTGATGCTGCGGGGACTCTACCCAAAAGTTGGCATTCTTCAGTTGCAGTGATGAAAGTTCTTCTGAGCTCCTCTCCGGGTCGATGTCACAGCATGCCTGAG GTGTCTCCAGTTTATGGTCGTAGACTGAGCACATCCGCCAGGGGGTTTCTGGACTGTTTGGCCCAGCTCCAGCTCATTGAGCCTAAAGGGACCCCTGGCTTTGACCAAGAGAAGGACCGCAACCAGCAGTATGAGGACATTATGGCCATCCTTCAGTCTCTCTGGCTCACTGTAACCAGAGACATTGCGACCAAGGAGACCAAGGACGTTGGCACGGAGCAGGTGACTCCACCGAGGTCCTCATCCGGGGTGGGAATGAGCAGTGGCTCTGGCGGATCAGGGAAGGAGAATGGAACTCAAGGTGGAgatgaaacaaatcaaaacaaaacaaaagagtcCTCTTTACATGAGGGAGAAGAAGGGGGAGCGGAGAAGGTtgtagaagaggaagagaaaggaaatGCAGAGGCAGAACACAAGGAAACTGAGGCAGAACCAGAGGAGACAGAGGTTGCAGATGAAGAGGTTCAGAGTACAGTCCCTCCAATTCTGGACAGCCCAAAAGTCTCTGAGAATCCCTTGTCATTGGAAAAGAGCTCTGCCAACAACAGCTCCAAATCCCCCACGGATAACGAACAAGAGACGGCGGAGGACTCAGGCAGCTCAGGCACACCCCCGACAGTCCTGCGAGCACCATTGTCAAAACGACTATCCCAAGACCCTGATCCGGTGTGGGTCCTGAACCTTCTGAAGAAGCTGGAGAAACAGTTCATGGACCACTACATTAACGCCATGGCGGAGTTTAAAGTTCGTTGGGACCTGGACGACAACCTCATGCTGGACACCATGATCGGCGAGCTGAGGGAAGAGGTGAGCAGACGCATCCAGAGCAGCGTCGAGCGTGAGGTGAGGAAGATTCAGAGTCGCGCCGGCAGAGGGGGGAAGTTTCCCCGGCCGCCGCAAAGACCGGACCTCTCCAGGGAGTCCACCGTAACAGAGAAGAGGCGTCAAATATTGAAG GTCATGAAGAAAAAGTCAGTAAAAACCGCTGATTGCCTGAGCGATGAAGACATGACGGCTGAGTTCAGCGACCAGCGAAGCGATGACGAGTACTGTCCCTGTGATGCTTGTGTTCGCAAGAAAATGGCCGCCCGGCCTCTCCAAGCTAACCCGCTTGCAGCCAAAGCACCGGTGATGATGGAGTTTGACCTCCTTAAGATTCTGCAGCTGAAGAAAACCCCTGCGCCTGCAGTCGTGCTGCAATCTGCAGAGATGGAAATTGATTGCGATAGCGAGGGAAGGAATTTAGAGGTGgtgcaggaggaagaggaggaggaggaaactaAAGAGGATATTAAAGCTAAAGTTGTTTTAGAGGAGACAATTccagaggaagatgaggaaaCAGGGAACGATGGGGGTGAGGCAGgagatgatgaggaggaggaggaagaagctgAACAGGAGGAAAGTATTGCAGGTGGTGAGGatcaggaagagaaagaaacagctgGAGAGGAACCTGGCGAAGAGGAGACATCAGgaaatgaagaggaagaggcagaATGTCAATGCCAGTGTGCCAGAAATGAGGAGGAGAGCGACAAAGcagaagatggagaggaggaaacagcagaagaagaggcTGCTGAGGAAACCCGCGACAACGCAGCTGAGGATGAGACAGGAGATGATGAAGAGAGAACAGGGGAGGAACAGGGGGAGAACAAAGAGGATGGAGAGACAGGAACCgagaaagaggaggatgaggaggaagaggaggag gaggatggagaggTGGACAAAAGGGAGAACGGCGTTCTCTTCCATCAGTTCACCAGGACCTCTGTGGAGTCCCAGCCCGGCTCTTTGGAGGACATTGACACAGAGTCACCCAATAATCTTGTCAACTCCACAGAAGTACCCAAAAGGGCTGCTTGTGTGTGCGGTGGTGTATGGACGGGCCAGAGGAGGAGCCGCTCGCCGGGTAGGGTTAAACGGTCCAAACCCAAAGAGTGTGACGTTGAGTTGAATTGA